DNA sequence from the Cronobacter turicensis z3032 genome:
AGCGGTGCGCCTGAGGGTTTCAGTCGCGCCGTCCGCGCCGGACATCAATGAGGAACCGTGATGCAGTCAGTAAAAAGCGGCGTTTTATTAGTCAATCTCGGCACCCCGCAGGCGCCAACGTCAGCTGCCGTAAAACGTTATTTAAAACAGTTTTTGAGCGACCGGCGCGTCGTGGACGTACCGCGCGTGATCTGGTGGCCGTTGCTGCGCGGCGTCATTCTGCCGCTGCGTTCGCCGCGCGTGGCGAAACTCTATAAGTCCGTCTGGATGGAAGAGGGCTCGCCGCTGATGGTCTACAGCCGTCGCCAGGAAAAAGCGCTGAGCGCGGCGCTCGGCGATGTACCGGTGGCGCTCGGTATGAGCTACGGCCAGCCGTCGCTCGACAGCGCCGTGCAAAAGCTGCTCGACCAACATGTCGATCACATCATCGTGCTCGCGCTCTATCCGCAATACTCCTGCTCCACCGTGGCGGCGGTATGGGACGAGCTGGCGCGGATTACCACCCGGTATCGCAAGCTGCCGTCCATGACGCTTATCCGCGATTACGCCTGCGAACCGGCTTACATCAGCGCGCTGGCGCAGTCTGTGCAGCGCTCGTTTGAGAAACATGGCGAGCCGGATCTGCTGCTGCTCTCTTACCACGGCATTCCGCAGCGCTACGCCAATGAAGGCGACGACTACCCGCAGCGCTGCCGCGACACCACCCGCGAGCTGGTGTCGGCGCTCGGCATCGCGCCGGAAAAAGTGATGATGACTTTCCAGTCGCGCTTTGGCCGCGAGCCGTGGCTGACGCCGTATACCGACGAAACCATGAAGATGCTTGGCGAGAAAGGCGTGAAGCATATCCAGGTGATGTGTCCGGGCTTCTCGTCAGATTGTCTGGAAACGCTGGAAGAGATTGCTGAGCAGAACCGCGAGATTTTCATTGAGGCAGGCGGTGAGAAGTTTGAATACATTCCGGCACTTAATGACGATCCGGCGCATATCGCGATGATGAAGGAACTGGTCGACCGTTACCGCTGATCGCGCGCGGGGCGGGGAGTGTGCTACCATTCCCCGCCTGATTAGCCACCTGCACGCAATACCATGAAATTTCCCGGCAAACGTAAGTCCAAACACTATTTTCCCGTCAGCGCCCGCGATCCGCTCCTGCAACAAATTCAACCTGAATCCGACGTCAGCGCCTCCTGGGTGGTGGGTATCGACCAGACGCTGGTGGATATCGAAGCCCGCGTGGATGACGCGTTTATTGAACGCTACGGCCTGAGCCTCGGCCATTCGCTGGTGATTGAAGACGACGTCGCCGAAGCGCTCTATCAGGAGCTGGTGCGTGAAAATCTGATCACCCATCAGTTTGCCGGCGGCACCATTGGCAACACCATGCACAATTACTCCGTGCTGGCGGATGACCGCTCGGTGCTGCTGGGCGTGATGTGTAATAACGTGCAGATTGGCAGCTACGCCTACCGTTATCTCTGCAACACCTCAAGCCGTACCGATCTGAACTATCTTCAGGGCGTTGACGGCGCGATTGGCCGCTGCTTCACGCTGATAAGCGAGCAGGGCGAGCGCACCTTCGCCATCAGCCCGGGCCAGATGAACCAGTTGCGCCCGGAAAGCATTCCGGAAGCGGTGATTGCCGGCGCGTCGGCGCTGGTGCTGACTTCGTATCTGGTGCGCTGCAAACCCGGCGAGCCGATGCCGGACGCCACCATGACCGCCATTCGTTACGCCAAAAAGCACAACGTGCCGGTGGTGCTGACGCTTGGCA
Encoded proteins:
- the hemH gene encoding Ferrochelatase; protein product: MQSVKSGVLLVNLGTPQAPTSAAVKRYLKQFLSDRRVVDVPRVIWWPLLRGVILPLRSPRVAKLYKSVWMEEGSPLMVYSRRQEKALSAALGDVPVALGMSYGQPSLDSAVQKLLDQHVDHIIVLALYPQYSCSTVAAVWDELARITTRYRKLPSMTLIRDYACEPAYISALAQSVQRSFEKHGEPDLLLLSYHGIPQRYANEGDDYPQRCRDTTRELVSALGIAPEKVMMTFQSRFGREPWLTPYTDETMKMLGEKGVKHIQVMCPGFSSDCLETLEEIAEQNREIFIEAGGEKFEYIPALNDDPAHIAMMKELVDRYR
- the gsk gene encoding Inosine-guanosine kinase, with the translated sequence MKFPGKRKSKHYFPVSARDPLLQQIQPESDVSASWVVGIDQTLVDIEARVDDAFIERYGLSLGHSLVIEDDVAEALYQELVRENLITHQFAGGTIGNTMHNYSVLADDRSVLLGVMCNNVQIGSYAYRYLCNTSSRTDLNYLQGVDGAIGRCFTLISEQGERTFAISPGQMNQLRPESIPEAVIAGASALVLTSYLVRCKPGEPMPDATMTAIRYAKKHNVPVVLTLGTKYVIADNPQWWRDFLKEHVSILAMNEEEGEALTGESDPLLASDKALDWVDLVLCTAGPVGLYMAGFTEEESKRKTQHPLLPGAIAEFNQYEFSRAMRFKDCEKPLRIFSHIAPYMGGPEKIMNTNGAGDGALAALLHDITANNYHRTNVPNSSKHKYTWLTYSSLAQVCKYANRVSYQVLNQHSPRLTRGLPEREDSLEEAYWER